From a single Leptidea sinapis chromosome 1, ilLepSina1.1, whole genome shotgun sequence genomic region:
- the LOC126979569 gene encoding uncharacterized protein LOC126979569 produces MIEPRQDIANGFYYVNTTQFERQESSSEESNSNSDENVEGSKEGLDSELESGEDYDEPPGGGDGQGGGLLGLLAGLSGGEDGQSDLGSLLATVSGIIANLSGDGIDLNALIASGIGLFVGLLSEGDQNPGAVVASYLLTSLDTITGGGAQNNGAFFGNFLSKLVKGTSAGGDPDASSEEDGTPPMKDSAGFFSSLLMALLGDMSKGSSSSNSWGRQHY; encoded by the exons ATGATTGAGCCACGCCAGGATATTGCAAATGGCTTCTATTACGTCAATACTACGCAATTTGAGAGGCAAGAAAGTAGCAGCGAGGAATCTAATAGTAATTCTGATGAGAATGTGGAGGGAAGCAAAGAGGGACTAGATTCCGAATTGGAGTCTGGTGAAGATTACGATGAGCCTCCTGGTGGAGGTGATGGACAGGGAGGAGGGTTGTTGGGTTTACTAGCAGGGCTCAGCGGTGGA GAAGATGGGCAATCAGACTTGGGTTCATTATTAGCTACAGTTAGCGGCATTATAGCAAATCTAAGc gGCGATGGCATCGATCTAAATGCTCTCATAGCTTCTGGAATCGGACTTTTTGTTGGATTGTTG TCCGAAGGTGATCAAAACCCCGGTGCGGTGGTTGCCAGTTACCTACTAACCTCTTTGGACACTATCACAGGAGGCGGCGCG CAAAATAATGGCGCCTTTTTCGGGAACTTTTTATCGAAATTGGTGAAAGGAACAAGTGCc GGTGGCGATCCGGATGCTAGTTCAGAAGAAGATGGCACTCCACCAATGAAAGATTCAGCTGGTTTTTTCTCAAGTTTGCTCATGGCTCTCTTAGGAGATATGTCAAAAGGATCCAGTAGCTCAAACTCATGGGGAAGGCAGCATTATTAA